Genomic window (Primulina eburnea isolate SZY01 chromosome 8, ASM2296580v1, whole genome shotgun sequence):
TCAAGTTAGAGAACTGTTTGCATTTGATTTGTGTGTCTTAATCAATTGTTTAGGTGAAATGATAACACCTTATTTATGTTTGGATGGAGTTTTTTGGACTTAGAATTCGATTTGATCTGTGTTTCAAAATATTACAAAGTTTGGATGATATTGTGTCTCCAAGGAAAATGTACAAAATGGTGGTCCACATGCCATGAATTTTCGCCCTACCGGTTGTTTATGCGTCAGATACTCAAACtcaatcatatttatatattatttttatttatttattgatttgagataaaaacatttatattaaagataaaaaaatgttttttaacGTTTAAGTATGTGTTAATCTCGCTTAAACTTAAAAAATTTGGAGTACGACATCTATGCTTCAAGGTGCTTCACACTTTTTAGAACCTTGGATATAAGCAGAGCTGACATTTCTTATAAACAACATTTCTTATAAACAAAATTCATGAAAACCGTGACCCGACCCGACCCGACCCAACCTAAAACCTACAAAATGGGTATATTACATTTCTctgtaggcaaaaacttgtgtgagacggtctcacagtcgtatttgtgagacagatctcttatttgggtcacccatgaaaaaatatttctttttattgtgaatatggatagggttgatccgtctcacagattatgatccatgAGACTGTCTCATATGAAACCTACTCTTCTCCGTgatccaaaattgatttaattggattCAGAATCGATTTGATCCGGTCCGATAACAAACCTACAAAACCGGTAGccacattttttttatatatagtttaaaataaaataataaaaaatctatATGGAATAAAATTTGTGAAGCCCGGCCCAAAATTCTCTGGCAATCATTGACAAAACACTGCATAGTGCTCCATGTAGCTGTTTCCCCCTGCTTTCCACCGCCATGCGAGGCCGATCATTCTACCGTTTCCGTGGTTAAAATGCAGATCCGTGGAATTATCATTGACACCCTTACCTTTTAATTGGGGACGCTCCGAATCAAACTTGTAGAGGTGCGAATTAGAGATTTCGAAATGGTAGATTTTGAAATTCCCCGAATTTGATGCTGTAAATTGTAGTAAACTTTGTTCAAAGGTTGGTTTTTTTAGCTAGTGGAAAATGTAGTTGTTTATTGTGTGTAAATTGGATAgccattatttttttatttactaCGTTGTGAGAATTTAGGCCGATGGCAGGAAAACGTCGAATTAGAAGATGATATGTCGTTTGTATTATTTATTGTCCCGGAATGGAATTTAAAATTtggtatttgattttttttgaaataacgACTTCCAGCTATTAGTGTTCTTTGTTTGTATGTTGTTCTTCACGGAGGTTATTTTTACCATTTCCTTATTGTCTCGTTTATGTGTGTGCAAGCCGATTAACCTAgctataatatttatttgagcAGATTTATCTTTTTAGGGGCACCATGCTTCTGCTTTTCATGGGGACTATTTGACTAATGTGAAGACAACCAGTTAGTAAAATGGAATGTGACTAATGTTTATGTTGTCTTTCTGCTTCTTTCTGTGGTTGATGGTATTTGTTTAGTCGTTTTATAGCACATAAGTCTCCGGCCCGGAATGTCAGGTTATTGTTGGTAACTAAGCAATGAGCGAGAACATACCTTTACTTGTCTGCCTGCCCATGgtgtttttttattcttttgaaaATAACTTTTCTAGAGTAAAGAACAATGGATAGAATACTCTAATATATAATTGATGTATTTGTGGCAGGTCTGACTAAAATGGGCGTTTCAAAAAAATGGGTCAAGGCCTTACTAGGCTTAAGGGGATCTGATAAATCGCAATCTTCAGAGAAGGGTGACATTGTAGGTTGCATTTCCTTGTATATTTTTAGTTGACCTCTTATTCCTCATGCCAACAGGCGTCTATTTGAATTTATCTCCTTTTTTCATACTTTCTTGTAGAGATTTTGTAGATGTTCTTTCCAGGCAGTAGGTGTAGATGATAGGAACAACGGGAAGATAATGTATTATCATTTGTTTGTCAAAATAATATGGTGTAAGCGGTATCAACTGAGTAGTTTGCCATTGCTCTCTTTTTTCTTAGACATTGCAAAACCACCTGCTCTCCAACGCAACATCcactaaataatttatttttccacTTTTTCACTCTTTTGGTGGCTTACACCAATCATTGCTTGGAATCTCCATTTAGTTCTATCTAGATGTATACTCTTAATATTTGGTGTTTGTTACTGGTGTAATCTAACATTTTGCTCGAGGACATGTGGAAACCAGACTCTTACATGACCTGTAATTAGTGGAATCTGAGCTCTTGGAACTCCTTTGACTGTTAAAATGATGGATACTCTCtatcttcttccaaattatttgattGAATATGCTTTAAAAAGAttctctattttttaaaaacacaGAAATCAGGGAGCACAGGCAAGATTTGGCACCGAAGAAATCAGTCAGTTGAGATTGATAACAGTATACTTGTAGATGAGTTGGATCAAACTATTGTTGTGGATATTGAAGGAGCCAACCTTCAATCAATTTCTGATTCGGCCAGTTCCGCATCTAATTCTCTCCAGGTTCAAAATGCAGCTCAACTTCGAAAGAATGAGAGAGAAGAATGGGCAGCTATTTGCATCCAAACAGCCTTTAGAGGGTTCCTGGTATTAAATTGATTCATGTTCTATATTTCATGGATAGTTCCTGAACTTGCAATAGTTCCATCATTCTTGTTTTCAAACGCTTGGGCTGTCGGCACCATTCATTTTCAATCatctttttttcttattttcttcCTCATAATTCGATAACGATTCTGAATGCAAGAGACGAATATTATTCTCTACAGGTATGACGATGATCTAGATATTGCTTGTTATTTGAAGATTTGCATGAATGAGGATGCAAGCCTATTTGGTTAGGCACAAGATAAGAAGCACAACAAATACTTGTCCGCCTGAACATCACTAATTGGGATATTTAGTTTTCTTTAATCATATTTCAATATTGTTATAACTTATAAGTTTAGAAAGCTTCATACTTTTGTTCAATTTTCCCAAAAATAGTTGTGCTTTAAATttgtttaaaattaaaaaaattgtgtaTGGTGGTGCCTTTCCAGTTTAAAAGGTTAAATTGTATTTAATGGCGCCTTCAATGTTTATTCAATATACTTTTCGTGGTGATGGCATAGTGTAGTCCATTCATTCCTTGTTAGGTTTCTGTAAGAGGAAGGGTTCTTCGTTGCTCATTATTCATGTAATTTTCACGTGCAAGGACCAGTATATTGCGACATGAACTTTTGTTATATTGTTATATAATTGtttgattttgagaaaataattataattattttacttttttatgaatgcttttgtTTATTAGGCGAAACGAGCTTTACGTGCTTTAAAAGGATTGGTGAGACTTCAAGCTCTTGTCAGGGGTCATGCTGTCAGAAAGCAAGCTGCTATAACACTCCGTTGTATGCAAGCTTTAGTAAGAGTTCAGGCCCGTGTTCGTGCAAGGCGTGTCCGAGTTGCATTAGAGAGTCAGACAGCGCAACAGAAACTACAACAGTTTGAACATGATGCTCGTTTCAAGGAAATTGAAGTAAGCAACCTAtggaaatgaaatatttatgtGAAGTGACAATATCACTACATTGATTATTGTTGTATCATGGGTGTTCCAAAAGTCAAGAGTATCATGGGATGAGTTTGTAGTTTGCCAAATTGCTATTACTAGTGAAATATTTTAGGCTATATTAATAACTAATGATATTTAATCTTTGGGGGCTAATTCCTGAACTTAATAATTAGATCATGCATTACATTTTTTCATGCATTTGTGCAGTGAAATTGAATGCACAAGGAATAGGACTACTAGAGTTTGAATGAAATGTCAGCATAGAATCATATTCTTTTCAATTCTGTAATGGGACAAAAAAATTCATTCCAGTaccatgaacatatatttgcTTCACATCAACAATCAAGGACAAAAACCATTTCAGATTGGTGCAAGTTTTCTTTCATATCATCGTGCTTGTCTTCTATCAAATCCACTCAGAAATCTGTTCTTGTATTGCATATCAATATGTGGGAGCCCACAAAACTTTCTCACAACCATTAATCTAGCTTTCTATATTTCAACGTCAAGCACTATCCATTCCTAGATTTAGATTAACTTGTACCTCACTCCATTTACTGAAATAAGACATACACATTCTTCTGGTTATTTAATTTTGTACCTAGGAGAAAACAATTACTTGTTGCTAACATAAATGTTATCAAAACCAATATCATCTTATTTTGGTTGAGGCCTGACTTGTGTTTGAGTATTGCTGTTAATTTAACTTGATTAGATGCAACCCAGTGATATGAGCATCGGTATTAGTGTTATTAAATCCGCTCTTGTCGGGTGCTGTGCACTGCCTCTGATATTATGACAATGGCTAACCCAGGACGGATGGTGTGACGGGGTTGGATCTGTTGAAGAAATTCATGTCAAATTGTTGAAAAGGAAGGAGGCAGCTGCTAAGCGTGAAAGAGCAATGGCATATGCTTTAGCTAATCAGGTACGTGCTGTAATGTCTCCAGTTGTGTTATAATTTAACCTTTCTTTTGCTTGCCATAAATCGTATGTCTTTGTGCAGCTGATggtaaataaaatattcaactGAGTCTTTCTTTTACATGTGTATGAAATAATAGTACTGCTTCATGTCTGTCAATTCCTGTTTGTACGCATTTTATGGCTACAAATAAAAGATTGACTATTGGTAAGACATAATTAATATGCTCCTGTGCTGGTTGCCTCAAACTGAACCAGTTCTGGGTTTTCGAAGTTGGACCTAAGGCAAGTGGATGCATATTATTTTATCTTCATCAAAATATAGAGCTTCTCATGATTTGTAAAATTATGTCGCTGCATATGCCTATAATAAcaataaagcatttaaaatttgATGTAAAGATTATTGCATCAAATAACTTATTTATTTGGTCGAATTGGTAGGATCTGGTATATTAAAAGCATCTCATTTGTATGTTGGTTGGATGAGACTTCTAGGATGTGATGGAAAATTAATGgctaaataatttaaattgtaAAAGGGGTTGATTTGAATAGTTTGTAAAccaatgtatatgtatatatcattgttagaAAAGTGCCATAAAAAAAGTTGTGGGGACAACGGAATATTGGAACTCCGAGAGACCGAGACTCTTAACTTCATGCATCAGAACGTGAATTGTAATACATGAATCATTCTGGAGAGTGAAAGAAGAACTAACGTATTCCAATAgaagtaaaaatatttgatacAAAGAAATACCACACATCTATTTACTAAGCTATATTCTGAATTTACAAATATGTCCTCAAGACTTCTAATATGTGGCTTTTAAATTTggtcaaaaaaaatttaaactgtCCCTGTTATTGACCTTAAGCTTTTCTTATCGTGTCTTTATTTCTCTATCAAGGAGAAAATTTGTTCTAATCCTGCCACTTCTCCCTTGACCCTTCCTTTTGAAACCAAAGGCCATGAGGAGTTTGTGTTTTAAAGGGACATCAATTTTCCCGGCAAAATTACTCATATTTTGCTTTAGAACGAGGAACTTAACATTTCTTAAGGGCTTAAGAATTTTGCTTTCTAATATGGCACAACCAGTTTAGggcaaattattattttgagaaGTGTGTTTATCAATCGTCTACATTTCTCATGTAGAATACCTATTATGCAGTGGCAGGCAAGTTCAAGACAGCAGGCAGCACCTTCTGGTTTTGAACCAGATAAAAACAATTGGAGTTGGAATTGGTTGGAAAGATGGATGGCTGTTCGGCCATGGGAGAATCGGTTTctaaatattaacatcaaagATGGAGGGAATACTAGTGATGATGATCTAGCTGATGCAAAAAATATGCTCACAACTCGGTCAAATTCCtctgacaagaaactcatatcaGACATGGGAAATGGGAAACCTGGCACTCGTATAAGCAATAATTCAAATTTTTCGCATGAAAAAAGGGCTTCTCATTCTAATGGCTGTAGTTCTTCACAAAACAAGCCAGCAAGCATGCTGCAGAAACCAGTTATATTTTCTTCCAGCAAGTCATGTAAGGCAGTTCTTGAGGACATAGTTGAGGAAGCTTCCTCGAGACCCAATGTTGGTTTTAGGTCACAGAGTAATCCTAAAGAGCGGTCTAGTCTCAACAAAAAACAAGGAAACAAGCGACTTTCTTTGCCTGCTGGTGGTcagtctctctctctctctctctctctcccctCTCTTCTCTCTCTCCAGCATGTGCGTATCTCTTCTACCTTGGTTTTGATTACACTGCTGTTTGTATATGATTATGTTATTTTCTAGATTAATGGAATATCCCTATTGTGGGCAAAGCCAACTTCATGGCCCCTGGCCTACTCAAGCATAGTGCACAATGAATCTTATAACAACTATTTCGTATTTGtcaatatttttatgaaaatggcTAACCAAGTTGATAAGAGTATTTTATCTCATTATAAATCCATTCACCAGCTGCAGGTAACATGGCTCGACCAACCAAGCAATCAagtaaaactgttgttaaaagGTCTCCTACTGCTCCGAAGCCTGTGAAGGGCAGAACCAAGTCGAGCGCTATTGATGTAAAGCCCTCAGATTGTAGTCCACAGACTGATCATTAGCTTCTGAAAAACAGCATGGGATTTTGTGTTGCTAATCTGGCACCGATTATTTTCTCCTGTACATAAACCATACATGCTTGCAACTAGGTTCTGTCACTGGACGCATTCCTGATAATTTGTTTAAATCTCGAGCCACCAGGGCTGAGTTAGGTGAGATACATGTTTCTTATTGCGGCAACGTGAATGACAGGTCCAAAACTAGATTGTGTTGTGCAAATTATCACACTTTCGATGGTTTCATCTTTTTTTATCTGAATCTTTAGTCGAGATTGCCATGACAATATACACAGCATTACGTGATTGTTACTTTGTTCTATCGTCTGTGAGTCGAAACCGGAGAACTGTGCTAAGTTGATGAGTCACCTGTTGCGAGTTAAACTCTGTATTTATTGTATTATCTTTATGTTGTGGAAGTCTTTATCGCCTTTTTCATACAATGAGATTTGTTGCACTAGAATGTGTTTCTAGTATATGTGATATGTGTAACTGTACGAGTACAATTGTAAGGACATTGTGGTCTACtgttattattatcataatcattaTACCATCTATACAATTTATTCATTTATTATGAGCGAGCTCCTTAGAATCTTCAACTTTTCATAAAATTTTGCTGATCAAACTTAAAAAATTAGCgatcataataataatatcataaaacaaCTATTAGGAACACAaacataaacaaaataaatttactaaaaaacTTAAAAgcacaaaattaaataaaaaaagattatgtaaaaatattacgtaagtatttattaaatagaaaaatacatatatatacacaaatgCAATGTGCACTTGAGTTTTGATGGAGTATTGTGACATCGGACATATGGTGAAAATTTAGCTAAATATtccaaaagaagaaaaaatttattGCAGTAAAATCAGATCTTGACcatttaaaaattatacaaTTTATAAACCAACCCATgtaaccaattttattttttttttccctgTTATGGTGATGTATTGATCATGTCTTATATTGTGTCATGTCTGAAATTTGGTAATTATTGTTGATTAGGTGATCTATGTATCATTAATGACACACAAAATATCAATTAGTTAATAAATCATGTGATCGTGCAGATCTTGCTGGAAGCTTTGGCTtcataaaatatgaatatttacACATTAaggaaaataaatgatttaccAATATATGCTCAATTCTATAGTGATGtctggtataaaaatacttgaaTAAGACACGATTTCAGTTGATAgagtttaaatatttaaatatattttagctcataaactgtatttttttaaaaaaacatggaAACTTTTTGGTTCTTACCTTTTAAAAAGGAAAGAATATACTCGAATTGTCATGAATTTTGTGTTGCTCGATTTGTCCTAAGTGATCTTAACAAATCATCCTCTAATCACAGATTCTGCGTGAAGCCTATCTCCCTGCTGCAAATTTAGCTGGTCTTTTTATCTTTTTTctgcaaaaataatattttccctatgaaaatatatcatattactttctatttttattttattttttgttgccATATTACTACTTATAAAATAACCATATTTGATCTCttgggtttttttttattatctgTATTTCTTAAAATTTATGTAAAGATtacatttttagtatttaaaacatatttttcatataatctaattaataaaataatagtatgtgatattaatatttaatatttaaataatacacTGCTCCACAAAAAAGCACCACCTCGTCATCCACTCCGCATTATATATCTAACTTCTTCAAGATTCATGCTTTGCCCCTTCTTCCCCATCGCTTCACTCTCTCCTACAACCCTAAATCCCGCCCTTTCTCCGCCGTTTCCGATCTCTTCTCTGCCGGAAATGCAATACGTCGCTTAACCCGTGAAACCCAAATTTTTATCGATCAATCAACACGAAAACAGCGGAAGAATCGCCCTAATCCATGGTTTCTGCACCCTCTTCCCCCTTGATCCCAACCCTTATTCTCCTTCTCTCTTTACCTATTCTGTTCTTCTTCTTGGCCCCCCGATTCCTGCCTCCACGAAGAATCTCTATCTCCCTTCCTGATGAGCTTGATGATTTGTCCTTATTTCACAAAGTTATAGCCATGGATTCTGCTAACTTCTCCCGCCGACACACGCGGCTCCCCTCAGCCAAATCCCACCTCTCTTCCACCCTCCGACGCCCCAAAATCGCTTTTCTGTTCCTGACCAACTCTGATCTCCATTTTGCCCCTCTTTGGGAACGCTTCTTCGCTAACGTTACTCGTAAACAGTATAATATATACATCCACGCCGACCCCTTTGTGAAAATCAGTCCGTTGACCGGTGTTTTTAAGGAAAAACTTATCCCTTCTAAGAGAACTCAGAGATCTTCCCCTACCCTCATCTCGGCCGAGCGACGCCTACTCGCCACTGCGATGCTCGACGACCCTTCTAACGCGTACTTCGCGTTAATCTCGCAGCATTGCATCCCACTTCACTCGTTCaattatttttacaattttctGTTTGATCTAGGTAGGTTGTCCAGGGATTTGGAGTTTTCTAGCTACATAGAGATTCTTGATAATGTGTCCATTTTATGGGATAGGTATAATGCCCGGGGAAATAATGTGATGCTCCCCGAAGTGCATTTTGATGAATTCCGAGTGGGCTCACAGTTTTTTGTGCTCACCAGAAAGCACGCTTTGACGGTGATTAAGGACAGGAAGTTGTGGAGGAAGTTTAAGTTGCCCTGTTTGAATGTTCATTCTTGTTATCCGGAGGAGCATTATTTCCCTACTATGTTATCGATGCAGGATCCAAATCGGTGTAGTCATTATACGTTAACGAGGGTGAATTGGACTGAGAGCGTGGATGGGCATCCGCATACATACCACCCTCCTGAAGTGTCCCCTGAACTGATTCACACGCTCAGAGAATCGAATTCAAGTTATTCATATATGTTTGCGCGAAAATTTTCTCCTGATTGCTTGAATCCTTTGATGCAAATGGCGGATTCTGTTATTTTCAAGGACTGATCTTCGCCTCTGGTGAGCAAAGATAGTTTCTTTTTGCGCTATCTTTTAGTTTTAAATGCTGTTTGTTATGTTTATTGGTTCCGTATTTTCTTAGATGTGTTATCAGTTAGGTTAATGGCTTTCTTGAATTAGTGGATTAGTGGCTAATGTTTAGATTGTGTGATGAACAATTTGTCAAGCGATAATTTTTTGTTGTGGGATTGTGACTTTTTGGTGGGATGGTTTTGatagaagatggtgagaatccaTTGCTGATGCTTTTTCAGCTCAAATTTTGTGGAAATGCTTATGTTTCAATTGAAGTGAAGGATCCAACGGGTTTTCTTGATGCGAAATCTTGGGCACGTTGGAAGCCTTATGACTGAAGTGACTGAATTACCCTTTCTTGAGGTTTGGTTTTGGGTTGGGTTACAAGTCAATATTGGATATTAGATCATGGGttttgtttattattttttcttgGTCAATTTCTTGTAGATGGCTTTGTAAGAACCTGTAGTTGGAGATTAGTTAAATTTCCTTTTCTTACAATATGCTCCTTGGAGCTTAAGTGGATTATACCAGTTTTTTTAACCAAGATTAGATTTTGATATtccagatatcaattctaaaatATGCAAAAGTAATCCTTTGGCGTGCCATGACCTTCTAGTTTGccttatttaaaagatttggCTCATCTAAACTACAAAGCAAAGCAAAGCTTATATCTTAAATGTGTGTCATCACTTATGTCCGACCAAATACTCCTTGTGGCTTTGTTTTGCTAAATATACCTTGATTTTGAGTTGTGTAATATACATGAGCTTGAAGTTTATTTTTTCAAAGAATGTGTGGTATCACCTACGTTCAATCTTGATTAAAATATATTAGATGTGAACCTTGTTATCTATCATTGTTCTTGCAGAAGTAGAGAAAGCAAAGGCAAACTTTGAGGCTTATGCAAGGTTGGTGTGCCGTAATGGGATTAGGCATTTGAGTGGCTGTTAAATAAGGTGCCCTCGACCTAAGGTAACCCAAAGGATCCCAACTTAAGCAATGATTTAGTAATCAAAGTTATGTTCTTTAAATGTTGTGGGGGTTGAGTTTGGTTTATTTCACCCCAAGAAATCAGGGTGGGTGAATTGTGATCAGGACTTTTGGtccttttttgttgttgtttttgtacaTATGTATGAATATATCGATGGATCTTCATGTTTGAGATTGAGCTATTCTTCGATTAGAGTATGATAGAGAATCAAGAAACGGCATATCTCTTGCCTTTCTTTTGAAGACATGCATTGATGCATTTTATAAACATTTAAGGCATCATCATCTCCGTTGGACCCACCCCTTTATTTCTCTTTGTATCACCCATCCCCTCTACCTTTAGTTTTAAAAATTGCGAAATCCTTCGTTGGATGATCGCACACACGTGTATGtttatgtatatatttatatttgtcCAAAATATGGAATAATCACAAAACTAGCGATCGGCTAGTATTTTCTTCGTACGCTTCATATATACTGATTCAAAATTGTTGAATCAGCTTATTCGATCGTAATCCAACGATATACAGGTGGAAGGTAGGCCAAAAGTATATAAAAATACGATTGATTACACAAGTAAAAAAATATACAAGTTTTGAGAGTGGTGTGTATAGCATTAATTCGAACCCTTTATGGTTTGTCAATGGATGTAAATGCAACGGCATAAGCCAGATTAAGGCCCCCCACCAAAGAGAAGATTTCATTCTGCTCCATATCACCATCACCTGTCACATTCGATCGTGATCGCTTCCCTTGCTTAATTCCAAGTATTACATATTGTTTATTACATTTCATATTACGTGTTGATACACTTGACGTTTATTTTTTGTGGAATTCAA
Coding sequences:
- the LOC140840030 gene encoding protein IQ-DOMAIN 5-like codes for the protein MGVSKKWVKALLGLRGSDKSQSSEKGDIKSGSTGKIWHRRNQSVEIDNSILVDELDQTIVVDIEGANLQSISDSASSASNSLQVQNAAQLRKNEREEWAAICIQTAFRGFLAKRALRALKGLVRLQALVRGHAVRKQAAITLRCMQALVRVQARVRARRVRVALESQTAQQKLQQFEHDARFKEIEDGWCDGVGSVEEIHVKLLKRKEAAAKRERAMAYALANQWQASSRQQAAPSGFEPDKNNWSWNWLERWMAVRPWENRFLNINIKDGGNTSDDDLADAKNMLTTRSNSSDKKLISDMGNGKPGTRISNNSNFSHEKRASHSNGCSSSQNKPASMLQKPVIFSSSKSCKAVLEDIVEEASSRPNVGFRSQSNPKERSSLNKKQGNKRLSLPAGAAGNMARPTKQSSKTVVKRSPTAPKPVKGRTKSSAIDVKPSDCSPQTDH
- the LOC140840032 gene encoding glycosyltransferase BC10-like encodes the protein MVSAPSSPLIPTLILLLSLPILFFFLAPRFLPPRRISISLPDELDDLSLFHKVIAMDSANFSRRHTRLPSAKSHLSSTLRRPKIAFLFLTNSDLHFAPLWERFFANVTRKQYNIYIHADPFVKISPLTGVFKEKLIPSKRTQRSSPTLISAERRLLATAMLDDPSNAYFALISQHCIPLHSFNYFYNFLFDLGRLSRDLEFSSYIEILDNVSILWDRYNARGNNVMLPEVHFDEFRVGSQFFVLTRKHALTVIKDRKLWRKFKLPCLNVHSCYPEEHYFPTMLSMQDPNRCSHYTLTRVNWTESVDGHPHTYHPPEVSPELIHTLRESNSSYSYMFARKFSPDCLNPLMQMADSVIFKD